In Nicotiana tabacum cultivar K326 chromosome 21, ASM71507v2, whole genome shotgun sequence, one DNA window encodes the following:
- the LOC107785982 gene encoding uncharacterized protein LOC107785982, whose product MASKIQQLQSKACQASQFLAKHGTGYYKQLLEQNKQYIVEPPTVEKCNELSKQLLYTRLASIPGRYESFWKEVDSVKHMWRNRKELKVEDAGIAALFGLECFAWYCAGEIVGRGFTFTGYYV is encoded by the exons ATGGCATCCAAGATTCAGCAACTGCAATCTAAGGCATGTCAAGCTTCACAGTTTCTTGCTAAGCATGGTACTGGCTACTACAAACAGTTGCTGGAGCAGAACAAACAGTATATTGTGGAGCCACCCACTGTTGAAAAATGCAATGAATTGTCCAAGCAGTTGCTCTACACTCGCCTTGCCAG CATCCCTGGCCGTTATGAGTCATTTTGGAAGGAAGTCGATTCTGTGAAGCACATGTGGAGGAATAGAAAGGAATTGAAGGTTGAAGATGCAGGCATTGCTGCTTTGTTCGGCTTGGAGTGCTTTGCATGGTATTGTGCTGGTGAGATAGTAGGAAGAGGATTTACATTCACTGGTTACTATGTCTGA
- the LOC107785981 gene encoding uncharacterized protein LOC107785981, with amino-acid sequence MASKIQQLQSKACQASQFLAKHGTGYYKQLLEQNKQYIVEPPTVEKCNELSKQLLYTRLASIPGRYESFWKEVDSVKHIWRNRKELKVEDAGIAALFGLECFAWYCAGEIVGRGFTFTGYYV; translated from the exons ATGGCATCCAAGATTCAGCAACTGCAATCTAAGGCATGTCAAGCTTCACAGTTTCTTGCTAAGCATGGTACTGGATACTACAAACAGTTGCTGGAGCAGAACAaacaatatattgtggagccaCCCACTGTTGAAAAATGCAATGAATTGTCCAAACAGTTGCTCTACACTCGTCTTGCCAG CATCCCTGGTCGTTATGAGTCATTTTGGAAAGAAGTCGATTCTGTCAAGCacatatggaggaatagaaaggAATTGAAGGTTGAAGATGCAGGCATTGCTGCTTTGTTCGGCTTGGAGTGCTTTGCATGGTATTGTGCTGGTGAGATAGTAGGAAGAGGATTTACATTCACTGGTTACTATGTCTGA